A window from Triticum aestivum cultivar Chinese Spring chromosome 6D, IWGSC CS RefSeq v2.1, whole genome shotgun sequence encodes these proteins:
- the LOC123142539 gene encoding protein FLOWERINGUS T-like: MSNDSLVTSRIVGDVLDPFRSTVDLTVLYDGRFVINGMEFRSPAVSGKPSVEIGGDDISVTYTLVMVDPDAPNPSNPTLREYLHWMVTDIPGSMDDTYGREVVCYESPTPATGIHRMVLVLFRQLGRNTVYAPSMRHNFNTRNFARRYNLGAPVAAKYFNCQRQAGSGGRKFTGPYTSRRQQI, translated from the exons ATGTCGAACGACTCCTTGGTTACATCACGAATAGTAGGTGATGTGTTGGACCCCTTCCGTAGCACAGTTGATCTGACAGTGCTCTATGACGGTAGGTTCGTCATTAACGGCATGGAGTTCCGCTCACCGGCGGTGTCGGGCAAGCCTAGCGTCGAGATTGGCGGTGACGATATTAGCGTGACATACACCCTT GTCATGGTGGATCCTGATGCTCCTAACCCCAGCAATCCGACCTTGAGGGAATATCTTCACTG GATGGTAACCGATATCCCAGGATCAATGGATGACACCTACG GGCGGGAGGTGGTGTGCTACGAGAGCCCGACGCCGGCGACGGGGATCCACCGCATGGTGCTGGTGCTGTTCCGGCAGCTCGGGCGGAACACGGTGTACGCGCCGTCGATGCGCCACAACTTCAACACCCGCAACTTCGCCCGCCGCTACAACCTTGGCGCGCCCGTCGCCGCAAAGTACTTCAACTGCCAGCGCCAGGCCGGCTCCGGCGGCCGGAAGTTCACCGGGCCCTACACCAGCCGCCGCCAGCAAATCTAA